A single region of the Musa acuminata AAA Group cultivar baxijiao chromosome BXJ1-11, Cavendish_Baxijiao_AAA, whole genome shotgun sequence genome encodes:
- the LOC135596564 gene encoding glutaredoxin-C1-like: MDRVMRLASQRAVVVFSLSSCCMCHTIKRLFCELGVNPGIHELDEDPNGKDMERALARRLGCNSPVPAVFIGGNLVGPTDKVMSLHLGGKLVPLLRDAGAIWL; the protein is encoded by the coding sequence ATGGACAGAGTCATGAGGCTGGCGTCGCAGCGGGCGGTGGTGGTCTTCAGCTTGAGCTCATGCTGCATGTGCCACACCATCAAGCGGCTCTTCTGCGAGCTGGGGGTGAACCCGGGGATCCACGAGCTCGACGAGGATCCCAACGGGAAGGACATGGAGCGAGCACTGGCGAGAAGGCTGGGCTGCAACTCGCCGGTGCCCGCCGTGTTCATCGGCGGCAACCTTGTTGGACCAACCGACAAGGTCATGTCCCTTCACCTCGGTGGCAAGCTTGTGCCGCTGCTCCGCGACGCAGGAGCTATCTGGCTCTGA